DNA from Deinococcus roseus:
TGGAGCACGCCAAGGCGGCGCGCATCGATGAACAGTTGCTGCTGGACGCTGGATTGCTGGCGCAAAAAGAGCACCGCACCTATGACCGTTTCCGCAACCGGGTGATGTTTCCCATCCGGGATGCCCTGGGCCGGGTGGTGGGCTTTGGGGGCAGGGTGCTGGATGACAGCAAACCCAAATACCTCAACACCCCGGAAACCCCGCTGTTCAGCAAGAAAACCGTGCTTTACGGCCTTGATCGGGCCAGGGGGGTGGCCTTGAAGGATGGGTTGGTGCTGGTTGAGGGGTACCTGGATGTGATCATGATGCAGCAATCGGGTGTGCACAATGCCGTGGCCACCCTGGGAACGGCCCTCACAGCCGAACATGCGGACGTGCTGTCCCGGCTGGGAATCCGGCGTTTGAAGTTGATGTTCGACCGGGATGAGGCGGGCATCAAAGCCACCCTGGCAGGTCTGGATCAGGCCATTGGTCGGTCTTTTGCGGTTTCCGCCCATCAGGTTCCTGCGGGCAAAGATCCCGCTGAATTTTTGCTTTCCGGAGAAGTCTCGGAACTGGTGAACGGCCTGCAGCATGGGATCAGTGAGGTGGATTTTCGCGTTGAGGTGGCGCTGTCTGCCTGCGATGTGAAAACACCCGAGGGCCAGCGGGATTTCTTGCAGCAACTGCTTCCCCGCATGCAACCCCTCTCTGTGCTGGATTTTGCTGCACTGGACATGCGCCGCCAGGTTGCCAGTGTTCTGGGCATGCCGGAGCAGCGCCTGCTGGAGTGGCTGGACCACCATGCCAAAGGCCCAAACCTGGAATCCTGGCAGGTCACCCCTGGGGGGCAGCCCAGCACGGAGGACCTGCTGGTGTTTCACCTGTGGAAGCATCCAACGTGGAGGGAGTGGTGTGGGGAGGCGGACGGCTACCAGTCTGTGTTGCTGCAGCAAGTGTTGAAAGGGTTGCAACAGCATCAAGACCCGCAGATGCTCTTGGACTGGCTGGAACAGCAGGGCCTGAAAGACGTGTTGCTGCAGGTGGTTTTTGCTGAGCATGAAGCCATGAGCGAAGAGGCTTTTCAGCGTTTTTTGTCGGAGTACCGGGAGAAGTTGGGGCGGGTCACCCTGAAAGCGCAATTGCAGGTGTTGCGTGCGGAGTTGAGCACTGCAGATCCGCAAAGGCAGCGTATGTTGCTCTCGGAAATTCACATGTTGCAACAAAAACTTCAGCAGGTGGTGCACATTGATTGACAACGGCCAAATTGTATGATAGCAATGAAATAGAAAGGAGGTCATGATGCAGGGAAGACAATACATCGATAAAAGCAGCCAAGGAACCGCGAAAAACGTACCA
Protein-coding regions in this window:
- the dnaG gene encoding DNA primase — protein: MGVKDSIKAKLPLESVVAEHLQLLPAGPHRLKARCPFHREDTPSFVVDTQADYYYCFGCKASGDVFSFVQRSENLSFSEALQKLADRAGIKLEFASSKEKMSLLEVNQFALQYFQACLNQPAGAAALQYLHSRGLTSDSIQAFELGFAPSGWTALLEHAKAARIDEQLLLDAGLLAQKEHRTYDRFRNRVMFPIRDALGRVVGFGGRVLDDSKPKYLNTPETPLFSKKTVLYGLDRARGVALKDGLVLVEGYLDVIMMQQSGVHNAVATLGTALTAEHADVLSRLGIRRLKLMFDRDEAGIKATLAGLDQAIGRSFAVSAHQVPAGKDPAEFLLSGEVSELVNGLQHGISEVDFRVEVALSACDVKTPEGQRDFLQQLLPRMQPLSVLDFAALDMRRQVASVLGMPEQRLLEWLDHHAKGPNLESWQVTPGGQPSTEDLLVFHLWKHPTWREWCGEADGYQSVLLQQVLKGLQQHQDPQMLLDWLEQQGLKDVLLQVVFAEHEAMSEEAFQRFLSEYREKLGRVTLKAQLQVLRAELSTADPQRQRMLLSEIHMLQQKLQQVVHID